The genomic DNA GATCCTTGACGAAGTTCTGGCTGAACAGGAAGGAGAATTCGATACCGATACCCGGTGGGCTGTTGCCTGGTTTGAACAACACGGAATGGAAGAAGGGCCATATGGAGAAGCAGAAACCTTGGCAACTGCTAAGAATATTGCGGTCCAGGGGCTTGTCGATGCAGGCATTCTTACCGCAAAGGGAGGAAAGGTTCATCTTATCAATCGGTCAGAATATCCGAATAATTGGGACCCTACCACTGACACCCGTCTCCCAGTCTGGGAAGCGACCCAGCACCTTATCCGGACGCTTGAAAATCAGGGTGAGCAAGGGGCTGCTGATCTTTTGAATAAGCTTGGAGGGACGATGGGAGATCAGGCCCGTGATCTTGCATACCGGCTCTATGCCATCTGTGAACGAAAAAAATGGTCCTCTGAAGCCCTGGCATACAATAGTCTGATTATTTCATGGCCGGAGATCAGTAAATTGGCTCAGGGAAGTCTTACTGGGACGACTGGACAACAGACATTGTAAATATCGGTTAAACAGAAATTGCATGCTATAACCCGCATTGAATAATGAAAAAAGGTCACACACTGTGTGACGTATTGATATTATCACAAAATAATCTCCAAGGAACAATTATAGAACCTGACTCCTATACCAATCAACGATTACAATAAGAGGGATCCTGATAATGAATGAAATTCCAGAGCAACCTGATCTACAGGAGGAAAAGATGAAAGAGAAGGTTTTAACCTTCCCGGTGAAATATCGTGGTATACTCACAGGTTTTAATGGAAGAGAAGAAGAACGTCTCATGCGAAATGAATGGGACTGAAAAACACGAACAAAAAGGATAAGATGAGAATGGGAAGATCTGAGAAACCTCCCCAGATAGAAAAACTGGAGGTGAAAAATTACCGGGTCCTTCGTCACCTGGAATTATCAAAACTTACCCCCTTAACCATATTTATCGGACCGAATGGAAGCGGTAAATCTACAATATTTGATGTATTTGCGTTCCTGTCTGAATGCTTCACCCAACCGGGAGGACTACGAACTGCATGGGAGAAGAGGGGAAGGTTTAAACATCTGCGTTCACGAGGGAGCACCGATCCAATATCCATTGAGATAAAGTACCGGGAAAAAAGTGACTCCCCACTCATCACCTATCATCTTGAGATAGATGAACGAGAACGAGGTCCAGTTGTAACGAGTGAATGGCTACAATGGAAGAGAAGTTCATGGGGGAGACCATTTAAATTTCTTGATTTTTCTGAAGGGCACGGCACCGTCATCACCGGTGAGAACCCGGATGAATCAGCAGAACGACAGGTCGAATCTCTCAATTCACCGGAGACATTAGCCGTTGCAACACTGGGTCTGTTCTCAAAACACCCCCGGGTGAGTGCTCTTCGGGATTTCATCACCAGATGGCATCTCTCATACCTGACTGCAGATAATACCAGGACCACTCCTGCAGCCGGAGGGCAGGAACACCTCTCATCAACGGGCGATAACCTGCCGAATGTGATACAATATCTCATGGAGCGGCATCCCTTTGTATATGAAGAGATTCGCCAGACCCTGACATCCCGCATTCCACGGCTCAGCCGTATTGATGCAGAGATAATGGGAGATACCCGGTTAAACCTTCAGATATATGATGAACCATTTAAAGAACCAATCCTTGCACGCTTTGCATCCGACGGG from Methanospirillum hungatei JF-1 includes the following:
- a CDS encoding AAA family ATPase — encoded protein: MRMGRSEKPPQIEKLEVKNYRVLRHLELSKLTPLTIFIGPNGSGKSTIFDVFAFLSECFTQPGGLRTAWEKRGRFKHLRSRGSTDPISIEIKYREKSDSPLITYHLEIDERERGPVVTSEWLQWKRSSWGRPFKFLDFSEGHGTVITGENPDESAERQVESLNSPETLAVATLGLFSKHPRVSALRDFITRWHLSYLTADNTRTTPAAGGQEHLSSTGDNLPNVIQYLMERHPFVYEEIRQTLTSRIPRLSRIDAEIMGDTRLNLQIYDEPFKEPILARFASDGTLKMLAYLVLLNDPVPGSLIGIEEPENQLHPLLLPHLAEEFHKATSRTQLLVTTHSPALINEAKPEEVFSIYRDEDGYTRAERLSDIEELKGFLEEKIPLGDLWMENFVPNSDPITYSRYQ